From Pseudomonas sp. G.S.17, the proteins below share one genomic window:
- the rho gene encoding transcription termination factor Rho, with amino-acid sequence MNLTELKQKPITDLLEMAEQMGIENMARSRKQDVIFSLLKKHAKSGEEISGDGVLEILQDGFGFLRSADASYLAGPDDIYVSPSQIRRFNLRTGDTIVGKIRPPKEGERYFALLKVDTINYDRPENAKNKILFENLTPLFPTIRMKMEAGNGSTEDLTGRVIDLCAPIGKGQRGLIVAPPKAGKTIMLQNIAANITRNNPEVHLIVLLIDERPEEVTEMQRTVRGEVVASTFDEPPTRHVQVAEMVIEKAKRLVEHKKDVVILLDSITRLARAYNTVIPSSGKVLTGGVDAHALEKPKRFFGAARNIEEGGSLTIIATALVETGSKMDEVIYEEFKGTGNMELPLDRKIAEKRVFPAININRSGTRREELLTADDELQRMWILRKLLHPMDEVAAIEFLIDKLKQTKTNDEFFLSMKRK; translated from the coding sequence ATGAACCTGACTGAACTCAAGCAAAAGCCGATTACCGATCTGCTCGAAATGGCCGAACAGATGGGCATAGAAAATATGGCCCGTTCGCGCAAGCAGGATGTCATTTTCTCCCTGCTGAAAAAGCACGCCAAGAGTGGCGAGGAAATTTCCGGTGATGGCGTGCTGGAGATCCTCCAGGACGGCTTCGGTTTCCTGCGCTCTGCAGACGCTTCCTATCTCGCCGGCCCGGACGATATCTACGTCTCGCCCAGCCAGATCCGCCGCTTCAATCTGCGTACTGGCGACACCATTGTCGGCAAGATCCGTCCACCTAAGGAAGGCGAGCGTTATTTCGCTCTGCTCAAGGTCGACACGATCAACTACGACCGTCCGGAAAACGCGAAGAACAAGATTCTTTTCGAAAACCTGACGCCGTTGTTCCCGACCATCCGCATGAAGATGGAAGCCGGTAACGGTTCCACCGAAGATTTGACCGGCCGTGTGATCGACTTGTGCGCACCGATCGGCAAAGGCCAGCGCGGCCTGATCGTTGCACCGCCCAAAGCGGGCAAGACGATCATGTTGCAGAACATCGCGGCCAACATCACGCGTAACAATCCGGAAGTGCATCTGATCGTTCTGCTGATCGATGAGCGCCCGGAAGAAGTAACCGAAATGCAGCGCACCGTGCGCGGCGAAGTGGTTGCCTCGACGTTCGACGAACCGCCAACCCGTCACGTACAGGTTGCCGAAATGGTGATCGAGAAGGCCAAGCGCCTGGTCGAGCACAAGAAGGACGTCGTTATCCTGCTCGACTCCATTACCCGTCTGGCTCGCGCCTACAACACCGTCATTCCTAGCTCCGGCAAGGTCCTGACCGGTGGTGTCGATGCCCACGCCCTGGAGAAACCGAAACGTTTCTTCGGCGCCGCGCGGAACATCGAAGAAGGCGGCTCGCTGACCATCATCGCTACCGCGCTGGTTGAAACCGGCTCGAAGATGGATGAAGTGATCTACGAAGAGTTCAAGGGTACGGGCAACATGGAGCTGCCTCTGGATCGCAAGATCGCAGAGAAGCGCGTGTTCCCGGCGATCAACATCAACCGCTCCGGTACCCGCCGCGAAGAGTTGCTGACCGCCGACGACGAACTGCAACGTATGTGGATCCTGCGCAAACTGCTGCACCCGATGGACGAA